From the Hymenobacter yonginensis genome, one window contains:
- the porN gene encoding type IX secretion system ring subunit PorN/GldN: MNKVLSFAVLAAGLTLSGAASAQEQATTASSNGSYRPIPNSDIMFRKTIWRAVDLREKQNKPMFSEGKEISRVIIEAVKRGELVAYRNDSLTTTFTGNEVTSNMSYAESNAGLSDEERAAGFSEDTGDDWGAAPKKKGAKPVAKKPVAPPSYEYRYKDLYQMELKEDMIFDKKRSRMYHDIKTITLLVPSTLSSNASGIEKPIGTFKYSDLVKVFRNNPDKAIWFNSQNDAQHKNLADAFELWLFNSYIVKVSNPNDARLDEIYGGQQQGILASQQAASDLIEYEYNLWSF; this comes from the coding sequence ATGAACAAGGTTCTCTCTTTCGCTGTCTTGGCTGCCGGCCTCACCCTTTCGGGGGCGGCTTCGGCTCAGGAACAAGCCACCACCGCGAGCAGCAATGGCTCGTACCGTCCGATCCCGAACTCGGATATCATGTTCCGCAAGACCATCTGGCGGGCCGTGGATCTGCGCGAGAAGCAGAACAAGCCCATGTTCTCGGAGGGTAAAGAAATCAGCCGGGTTATCATCGAAGCCGTGAAGCGCGGTGAGCTGGTAGCCTATCGCAACGATTCGCTGACCACGACCTTCACCGGCAACGAGGTAACGTCGAATATGTCGTATGCCGAATCGAATGCTGGCCTGAGCGACGAAGAACGCGCTGCTGGCTTCTCTGAGGATACGGGTGACGACTGGGGCGCTGCACCGAAGAAAAAGGGCGCAAAGCCTGTTGCCAAGAAGCCTGTTGCGCCGCCAAGCTACGAGTACCGCTATAAGGACTTGTATCAGATGGAACTGAAGGAGGATATGATCTTCGACAAGAAACGGTCGCGGATGTATCACGATATCAAGACCATCACGCTGCTGGTGCCTTCCACGCTGAGCTCCAATGCCTCGGGCATTGAAAAGCCCATCGGTACGTTCAAGTACAGCGACCTGGTGAAGGTGTTCCGCAATAATCCGGACAAAGCCATCTGGTTTAACTCGCAGAACGATGCCCAGCACAAGAACCTCGCTGATGCATTTGAGCTGTGGCTGTTCAACTCGTACATCGTGAAGGTGTCCAACCCGAATGATGCTCGTCTGGACGAAATCTATGGCGGTCAGCAACAGGGTATCCTTGCTTCGCAGCAGGCGGCTTCCGACCTCATCGAGTACGAGTACAACCTGTGGTCTTTCTAA
- the uvrC gene encoding excinuclease ABC subunit UvrC, whose protein sequence is MAAKEHLQEQIRQLPHRPGVYKYFGDEDTIIYVGKAIDLRKRVSSYFTKQDHNKKTQQLVKNIKRIEFTIVDSESDAFLLENNLIKQHQPKYNILLKDGKTYPYLLLTNERFPRLIPTRNKRPGDGRYYGPYANVTGMNLLLELIRALYPLRTCTYNLSPENVEAGKFKPCLEFHLGNCKAPCVAKEDEETYNGYIQQIRQILNGDLRLPKQYFRDKMTQAAQEMQYELAHQFKIKLDRLDEFQSKSTIVNASLSNIDVFSIASTEKLAFINYLKVMNGSIILTQSVEVHKKLDEPDDEILAPMIMQMREEFESQSKEILTNVAIPALPLPGVVIAQPQIGDKRKLLELSIKNVLYLRKEKESMNDRSKDLNEVRIMETIRKDLRLTELPKHIECFDNSNFQGDNPVAAMVCFRNAKPSKKDYRHYHIKTVVGPNDFDSMYEVVSRRYRRLVDEGASLPQLVIVDGGKGQLSMAVKALKDLNLWGQMAVIGIAKRLEEIYVPNDPLPLYIDKKSESLRLFQRMRDEVHRFGITFHRSRRDAATLKTELTDVKGLGPVTADKLLTKFKSVKKIKELTEAQLVEEVGKAKTRILLMYFSEQETPTPAAE, encoded by the coding sequence ATGGCTGCCAAAGAACATCTACAGGAACAGATCCGCCAGCTCCCGCACCGCCCGGGCGTGTACAAGTATTTCGGCGACGAGGATACCATTATCTACGTGGGTAAGGCCATTGACCTGCGCAAGCGTGTCAGCAGCTACTTCACCAAGCAGGACCACAACAAGAAGACCCAGCAGCTGGTCAAGAACATCAAGCGCATCGAATTCACCATCGTGGATTCTGAGTCCGACGCGTTTTTGCTGGAAAACAACCTCATCAAGCAGCACCAGCCCAAGTACAACATCCTGCTCAAAGACGGCAAGACGTATCCGTACCTGCTGCTGACCAACGAGCGGTTTCCGCGCCTGATTCCGACCCGCAACAAGCGCCCCGGCGACGGCCGCTACTACGGCCCCTACGCCAACGTGACGGGCATGAACCTGCTGCTGGAGCTGATCAGGGCGCTGTATCCGCTGCGCACCTGCACCTACAACCTCTCGCCCGAAAACGTGGAGGCCGGCAAATTCAAGCCCTGCTTGGAGTTTCACCTCGGCAACTGTAAAGCGCCCTGCGTGGCCAAGGAAGACGAGGAAACCTACAACGGCTACATCCAGCAGATCCGCCAGATCCTCAACGGCGACCTGCGCCTGCCCAAGCAGTACTTCCGCGATAAAATGACCCAGGCGGCGCAGGAAATGCAGTACGAGCTGGCCCACCAGTTCAAAATCAAGCTTGACCGCCTCGACGAATTCCAAAGCAAAAGTACTATCGTCAACGCCTCTCTGTCCAACATCGACGTGTTCAGCATAGCCTCCACAGAGAAGCTGGCCTTCATCAACTACCTCAAGGTGATGAATGGCTCCATCATCCTGACTCAGTCGGTGGAGGTGCACAAGAAGCTCGATGAGCCCGACGACGAAATCCTAGCCCCCATGATTATGCAGATGCGGGAGGAGTTTGAGAGCCAGAGCAAGGAAATTCTGACTAACGTAGCCATACCCGCATTGCCGTTGCCGGGCGTCGTCATTGCCCAGCCCCAAATCGGCGACAAACGCAAGCTCCTGGAGCTCAGCATCAAGAACGTACTGTACCTGCGCAAGGAGAAGGAAAGCATGAACGACCGGAGCAAAGACCTCAACGAGGTGCGCATCATGGAAACCATCCGCAAGGATTTGCGCCTTACGGAGCTGCCCAAGCACATCGAATGCTTCGACAACTCCAACTTCCAGGGCGACAACCCGGTGGCCGCCATGGTGTGTTTCCGCAACGCCAAGCCCAGCAAGAAAGACTACCGCCACTACCACATCAAAACCGTGGTGGGCCCCAACGACTTCGACTCCATGTACGAAGTGGTGTCGCGCCGCTACCGCCGCCTCGTGGATGAAGGCGCCAGCCTGCCGCAGCTGGTTATCGTAGACGGTGGCAAAGGGCAGCTCAGCATGGCCGTAAAGGCCCTGAAAGACCTGAACCTCTGGGGCCAAATGGCCGTCATTGGCATCGCCAAGCGCCTCGAGGAAATCTACGTCCCCAACGACCCGCTCCCGCTTTACATCGATAAGAAGAGCGAGTCCCTGCGCCTGTTCCAGCGCATGCGCGACGAAGTGCACCGCTTCGGTATCACGTTCCACCGCAGCCGCCGCGACGCCGCCACGCTCAAAACCGAGCTGACCGACGTGAAAGGCCTCGGCCCCGTCACGGCAGATAAGCTGCTGACCAAGTTCAAGTCCGTAAAGAAAATCAAGGAGCTAACAGAAGCGCAGCTAGTTGAGGAAGTAGGCAAAGCCAAAACCCGCATCCTGCTCATGTACTTCAGCGAGCAGGAAACGCCAACCCCCGCCGCCGAATAG
- a CDS encoding penicillin-binding protein 1A, which translates to MAYPATKTKTTSRKPQHPGRFTGLARTMWLLFGAGVVGMLLFVFAVSINFLNLFGQMPNLKTLESPRSELASEVYSADGVLMGKYFRENRTPVAYEELAQTTIDALIATEDARFEEHSGIDPKALARVASGVVRGGKNGGGSTLSQQLAKMLFRTREDLNNGRLNEAPLLGMVITKTKEWILAVRLERNYTKREILRMYLNTADFGSNAFGINVAAKTFFNKKPRVLTLEESALLVGLVNGPSWFNPVRNPERSKKRRDWVLSQMSKYQYIDEPTYAATIQKPIKLDYKVENQNEGIAPYFRTELSKTLRDWAKETDHDLYSDGLKIYTTIDSRMQKYAESAVAEHMKLQQKWFDQHWKGQQPWRDENGRLIPNFLSSSIKRTARYQSLNARFEGNKDSIKYYLNKKYKMKVFTWQGGEKEVNMSPMDSLAYYKRLLHAGFMAMNPLNGQIKAWVGGINYKYIKYDHVKQGKRQPGSTFKPFVYVAAIDQGYSPCYQRPDVATTFPAERGRPAYTPRNFEGSFSGRTFTLRQALARSMNSITAWLVQKLGPDVVASYAKRMGITSPIDAVPAIGFGSSDVSIYELTGAYSTFVNKGVWTAPIMVTRIEDKNGNVLREFVAQTREALTEQTAYLMTYMLRGATEEQGGTSIILKGGFKFPYEMGAKTGTTSNYSDGWFMGLTPDLVCGMWVGGEDRSIHFRTGAYGQGSRLALPLYGTFMKKVYADKSIGINTGPFPKPSKPLDVEIDCSRYYNGATQRDTIPYDQKLNQVELGDLSEEDI; encoded by the coding sequence ATGGCTTACCCCGCCACCAAGACCAAAACTACCTCCCGCAAACCCCAACACCCGGGCCGGTTCACGGGCCTGGCCCGCACCATGTGGCTGCTATTTGGCGCCGGCGTAGTGGGCATGCTGCTGTTCGTATTTGCCGTCAGCATCAACTTTCTGAACCTGTTTGGGCAGATGCCCAACCTGAAGACGCTGGAGAGCCCCCGCAGTGAGCTGGCCTCAGAAGTGTACTCGGCCGATGGCGTGCTGATGGGCAAGTATTTCCGCGAAAACCGCACGCCAGTGGCCTACGAAGAGCTGGCCCAGACCACGATTGATGCCCTGATTGCCACCGAGGATGCCCGCTTCGAGGAACACTCCGGCATCGACCCCAAAGCCCTGGCGCGCGTGGCATCTGGCGTCGTGCGCGGCGGCAAGAACGGCGGCGGCTCCACGCTCAGCCAGCAGCTGGCCAAGATGTTGTTCCGCACCCGCGAAGACCTCAACAACGGCCGCCTCAACGAAGCGCCGCTGCTGGGCATGGTCATCACCAAAACCAAGGAGTGGATTCTGGCTGTGCGCCTGGAGCGCAACTACACCAAGCGCGAAATCCTGCGCATGTACCTTAACACGGCCGATTTTGGCTCCAATGCTTTCGGCATCAACGTAGCGGCCAAAACCTTCTTCAACAAAAAGCCGCGGGTGCTGACGCTCGAAGAGTCGGCGCTGCTGGTGGGGCTGGTGAACGGGCCGTCGTGGTTCAACCCGGTGCGTAACCCGGAACGCTCCAAAAAGCGCCGCGACTGGGTGCTGAGCCAGATGAGCAAGTACCAGTACATCGACGAGCCGACGTACGCCGCCACCATCCAGAAGCCCATCAAGCTGGACTACAAGGTGGAAAACCAGAACGAGGGCATTGCGCCCTACTTCCGTACCGAGCTCAGCAAAACCCTGCGCGACTGGGCCAAGGAAACCGACCACGACCTGTACTCCGACGGCCTGAAAATCTACACCACGATTGACTCGCGGATGCAGAAGTACGCCGAGTCAGCCGTGGCCGAGCACATGAAGCTGCAGCAGAAGTGGTTCGACCAGCACTGGAAAGGCCAGCAGCCCTGGCGCGACGAAAACGGCCGCCTGATTCCCAACTTCCTGAGCTCGTCCATCAAGCGCACGGCCCGTTACCAGTCGCTCAACGCCCGCTTCGAGGGCAACAAGGATTCCATCAAGTACTATCTCAACAAGAAGTACAAGATGAAGGTGTTCACTTGGCAGGGCGGCGAGAAGGAAGTGAATATGTCGCCGATGGACTCGCTGGCTTACTACAAGCGCCTGCTGCACGCCGGGTTTATGGCCATGAACCCACTCAACGGCCAGATTAAGGCCTGGGTGGGCGGCATCAACTACAAGTACATCAAATACGACCACGTGAAGCAGGGCAAGCGCCAGCCGGGCTCCACGTTCAAGCCGTTCGTGTACGTGGCCGCTATCGACCAGGGCTACTCGCCCTGCTACCAGCGCCCCGACGTGGCTACCACCTTCCCGGCCGAACGCGGCCGGCCCGCCTACACGCCCCGCAACTTCGAGGGCTCGTTCTCGGGCCGCACCTTCACGCTGCGGCAGGCACTGGCCCGCTCCATGAACTCCATCACGGCGTGGCTGGTGCAGAAGCTGGGCCCCGACGTGGTGGCCAGCTATGCCAAGCGCATGGGCATCACCTCCCCTATTGATGCCGTGCCGGCCATTGGCTTCGGCTCCTCTGACGTGAGCATCTACGAGCTGACCGGCGCCTACAGCACCTTCGTGAACAAGGGCGTCTGGACCGCGCCCATCATGGTGACGCGCATCGAAGACAAAAACGGCAACGTGCTGCGCGAGTTCGTGGCTCAGACCCGCGAAGCCCTCACGGAGCAAACTGCCTATCTGATGACCTACATGCTGCGCGGCGCCACCGAGGAACAGGGCGGCACCAGCATCATTTTGAAGGGCGGCTTCAAGTTTCCGTACGAGATGGGCGCCAAAACCGGCACCACCTCCAACTACTCCGATGGCTGGTTTATGGGCCTCACGCCCGACTTGGTATGCGGCATGTGGGTGGGCGGCGAAGACCGCAGCATTCACTTCCGCACCGGGGCCTACGGGCAGGGCTCACGCCTGGCGCTGCCGCTCTACGGCACGTTCATGAAGAAGGTGTACGCCGACAAAAGCATCGGCATCAACACCGGCCCGTTCCCCAAGCCCAGCAAGCCGCTGGACGTCGAAATCGACTGCTCGCGCTACTACAACGGCGCTACTCAGCGCGACACTATCCCCTACGACCAGAAGCTCAACCAGGTAGAGCTCGGCGACTTGAGCGAGGAGGATATCTAA
- the porW gene encoding type IX secretion system periplasmic lipoprotein PorW/SprE — MLTSSPVFRLFSGSVAALVVVAGVGGCASERRGVVGHAYDNVVARDNGYFLAREKMRETEDKLYKARLNDYNRVLPLFPTMDEAAAKAITADMDEVVKKASLPIQYRSASDWTDDAYILIGKSRFYKMEYEDAAKTFKYVNSISKDADAKHEALIWLMRTFVATKELENAKAVSDLLDKEEGREANAKELFLTRADYYLKVGEPAKAIENLEKAIPLIEPKNERSRTRYILAQLYQEQGDDKKAYAELNQILKKNPPYELDFFAKLMLGQVSDLNNNDKARLDKYFAKLLKDSKNKEYLDKIYYEMARLDYRQKRYPEALGLLQKSARAATSNQAQKSYTYLLAGRIYYENLQKYRLAAAYYDSTVQNLPKEAIGYAATAERAAILKDFATQYTIIETQDSLQALARLDTSALRTRLVAYADAELTTRRKAAEAAAARQELASRRQTATGPSSSRDLQTGLDPADFIEGSTGAKWYFDNPTALSTARADFIRKWGDRPLQDNWRFVSVASSSPVAARNGGAPVNTVGAGSTNVTAGATTALGKVADDPEAQQRALVAQYRQNIPLTSEQLKTSNSQVEEALFALGGIYNQQLREPVPAAQTYEKLLERYTASKHLPETYYSLYLIYKEQNELAKAEVYAQRLRQEFPTSAYARLAADPEYLRRTSLVNAQVVVKVDSAFALYKEQEFKKSSAVLARTTKQFPESDLNDRIAYLRALIALRTQPPLVARATLEKFATDYASSPLATEARTLLGSYKKYEAGEIVGALASTQKPDVSMFRPGEVNNRMRILYGENETPAPRPAPAPATKQPAPTDSSPKTAPTTSTSPAATAPATTPAAPATTPATPTPATDSAAAAKPAAPAMDPAKAARMAAAQARARGKKVPKAAPATTTPATAPSPTPAAPATSNPASPAPASTTPATSTAPAPATPAPAAPAPAAPASPYTANAVAGHAVVLVFPKGAAALKDLQTQLSTYNGRFYRANNLQVQQQPLGDSLELVVVQGLVGAKVAQSYGLKLRGPQSPLSKLRGAGYQTLIIGIDNLPLLLQRRDVEEYQRFYQQTYR; from the coding sequence GTGTTGACTTCTTCTCCGGTTTTTCGTCTGTTTTCCGGCTCTGTGGCCGCTTTGGTGGTAGTAGCAGGCGTGGGGGGCTGCGCTTCTGAGCGGCGCGGCGTTGTAGGCCACGCCTACGACAACGTGGTAGCGCGCGACAATGGCTACTTCCTGGCCCGTGAGAAAATGCGCGAAACGGAAGACAAGCTGTACAAGGCCCGCCTGAACGACTACAACCGCGTGCTGCCGCTGTTCCCGACGATGGACGAGGCCGCCGCCAAGGCCATTACGGCCGATATGGACGAGGTAGTGAAGAAGGCCTCGCTGCCGATTCAGTACCGCTCGGCTTCCGACTGGACCGACGATGCCTACATCCTCATCGGCAAGAGCCGCTTCTATAAGATGGAGTATGAGGATGCGGCCAAGACATTTAAGTATGTCAACAGCATCAGCAAGGATGCCGATGCCAAGCACGAGGCCCTGATCTGGCTGATGCGCACGTTTGTGGCCACCAAGGAGCTGGAAAACGCCAAAGCTGTATCGGACCTACTGGACAAGGAGGAAGGCCGCGAGGCCAACGCCAAGGAGCTGTTTCTGACGCGGGCCGATTACTACCTGAAAGTGGGGGAGCCAGCCAAGGCGATTGAGAACCTGGAAAAGGCCATTCCGCTGATTGAACCGAAAAACGAACGGTCGCGCACGCGCTATATCCTGGCGCAGCTCTACCAGGAGCAGGGCGACGATAAGAAGGCCTACGCCGAGCTCAACCAGATTCTGAAGAAGAACCCGCCCTACGAGTTGGATTTCTTCGCCAAGCTGATGCTGGGGCAGGTTTCGGACCTCAACAACAACGACAAGGCCCGGCTGGACAAGTACTTCGCCAAGCTGCTTAAGGACTCCAAGAACAAGGAGTACCTCGACAAAATCTACTACGAGATGGCGCGGCTCGACTACCGGCAGAAGCGCTACCCGGAGGCGCTGGGGCTGCTGCAGAAGTCGGCGCGGGCTGCTACCAGCAACCAGGCCCAGAAGTCGTACACCTACCTGCTGGCTGGCCGCATCTATTATGAGAACCTGCAGAAGTACCGCTTGGCGGCCGCCTACTACGACAGCACAGTGCAGAACCTGCCCAAAGAGGCCATCGGCTACGCGGCCACGGCCGAGCGGGCGGCCATCCTGAAGGACTTTGCCACGCAGTACACCATCATTGAAACCCAGGACAGCCTGCAGGCGCTAGCCCGGCTGGACACCAGCGCCCTGCGCACCCGCCTTGTGGCCTACGCCGATGCCGAGCTAACCACCCGCCGCAAGGCCGCCGAAGCCGCCGCGGCCCGGCAGGAGCTGGCCAGCCGCCGCCAGACGGCCACCGGCCCCAGCTCCTCCCGCGACCTGCAGACCGGCCTCGACCCGGCCGACTTCATTGAGGGCAGCACGGGCGCGAAGTGGTACTTCGACAACCCGACGGCCCTGAGCACGGCCCGCGCCGACTTTATCCGGAAGTGGGGCGACCGGCCGCTGCAGGACAACTGGCGCTTCGTGAGCGTGGCCAGCTCGTCGCCGGTGGCGGCGCGCAACGGTGGGGCGCCCGTGAATACGGTGGGGGCCGGCAGCACCAACGTCACGGCCGGCGCCACCACGGCGCTGGGCAAGGTGGCCGACGACCCGGAAGCGCAGCAACGGGCGCTGGTGGCCCAGTACCGGCAAAACATTCCGCTCACGAGTGAGCAGCTGAAGACCTCAAACAGCCAGGTGGAAGAAGCCCTGTTTGCGCTGGGCGGCATCTACAACCAGCAGCTACGGGAGCCCGTGCCGGCCGCCCAGACCTACGAGAAGCTGCTGGAGCGCTACACGGCCAGCAAGCACCTGCCGGAAACCTATTACAGCCTGTACCTGATTTACAAGGAGCAAAACGAGCTAGCCAAAGCTGAAGTGTACGCCCAGCGGCTCCGCCAGGAGTTTCCGACCTCGGCCTACGCCCGGCTGGCCGCCGACCCCGAGTATCTGCGCCGCACCTCGCTGGTAAATGCGCAGGTGGTGGTGAAGGTGGATTCGGCGTTTGCGCTCTACAAGGAACAGGAGTTCAAGAAGTCGTCGGCGGTGCTGGCGCGCACCACCAAGCAGTTTCCGGAGTCCGACCTCAACGACCGGATAGCCTACCTGCGCGCCCTGATTGCGCTACGCACCCAGCCGCCGCTGGTGGCCCGGGCCACGCTGGAGAAGTTCGCCACCGACTACGCCTCCTCGCCGCTGGCCACCGAGGCCCGCACGCTGCTAGGCTCCTACAAAAAGTATGAGGCTGGCGAAATCGTGGGGGCACTGGCTTCCACGCAGAAGCCCGATGTGTCTATGTTCCGGCCCGGCGAGGTAAACAACCGCATGCGGATCCTGTACGGCGAAAACGAAACCCCGGCGCCCCGCCCAGCGCCCGCACCAGCCACCAAGCAGCCCGCCCCGACGGATTCCAGCCCTAAAACGGCACCAACCACCAGCACTTCTCCCGCAGCTACGGCTCCGGCCACCACTCCGGCGGCTCCGGCCACTACTCCAGCCACGCCAACGCCAGCCACGGATTCGGCGGCGGCCGCCAAACCGGCAGCGCCGGCCATGGACCCGGCCAAGGCGGCACGCATGGCGGCGGCGCAGGCGCGGGCCCGCGGCAAGAAAGTACCGAAAGCTGCCCCGGCTACCACAACGCCGGCTACGGCCCCCTCTCCTACTCCGGCAGCACCTGCTACCAGCAATCCGGCTTCCCCGGCGCCTGCTTCTACCACTCCGGCCACTTCAACTGCGCCAGCGCCTGCTACCCCGGCGCCGGCAGCGCCAGCTCCGGCGGCCCCTGCTTCGCCGTATACTGCCAATGCTGTAGCCGGCCATGCCGTAGTGCTCGTTTTCCCGAAAGGGGCCGCTGCTCTGAAAGACCTGCAGACGCAGCTCAGCACTTACAACGGCCGCTTCTACCGCGCCAACAACCTACAGGTGCAGCAGCAGCCCCTCGGCGACTCGCTGGAGCTGGTGGTGGTGCAAGGCCTGGTGGGCGCCAAAGTGGCCCAGAGCTACGGCCTGAAGCTGCGCGGCCCCCAGTCGCCGCTCAGCAAGCTGCGCGGCGCGGGTTACCAAACCCTCATCATTGGTATTGATAATCTGCCGCTGCTGCTCCAGCGCCGCGACGTAGAAGAATATCAGCGCTTCTACCAGCAGACGTACCGTTAA
- a CDS encoding AtpZ/AtpI family protein yields MPDTPTPPMPPGGNFARFMGVGFQMLATIGLCTWLGVWLDGRYGSEPWGTVGLTLFGVFVAMYLVIREVSEK; encoded by the coding sequence ATGCCCGATACTCCCACTCCCCCCATGCCCCCCGGGGGCAATTTTGCCCGTTTTATGGGCGTCGGCTTTCAGATGCTGGCCACCATCGGCCTGTGTACCTGGCTGGGCGTCTGGCTGGATGGGCGCTACGGCAGTGAGCCGTGGGGGACGGTGGGGCTCACCCTGTTCGGCGTGTTTGTCGCCATGTATCTGGTCATCCGGGAGGTATCGGAGAAGTAG
- the atpB gene encoding F0F1 ATP synthase subunit A has product MKRLLVALFCFLSVAAHANEPAATTVEATDKEAFSPGEMILHHIGDSHEWHFATIGDEAQGKHLTIPLPVIAYRAGHGLSVFSSSQLAEGKVYDGLKLEHEHLESEDGSKVYDFSITKNVASLMLSAVLLLLVFTAVARGYAKRGTGAPKGIQSFFEPVIVFIRDEVAKKSIGPKYERYMPYLLTVFFFIWFNNLMGLMPGGANLTGNIAVTLTLAVLTLLITLFSSNKNYWHHIFATPGVPKALLPIMIPVELIGIVVKPFSLMVRLFANITAGHIVILSFISLIFIFGSVGVAPVTLAFGLFINMLELLVAILQAYIFTLLTAMYIGGAVEEHHDADYQMGGGDGADTAHTH; this is encoded by the coding sequence ATGAAGCGCTTACTTGTAGCTCTCTTCTGCTTCCTCTCAGTTGCTGCTCACGCCAACGAGCCTGCGGCAACAACTGTGGAGGCCACCGATAAGGAGGCGTTTAGTCCCGGCGAGATGATTCTGCACCACATCGGCGATTCGCACGAGTGGCATTTCGCTACTATCGGCGACGAAGCCCAGGGCAAGCACCTCACCATTCCGCTGCCCGTTATTGCTTACCGCGCCGGCCACGGCCTGAGCGTATTCTCGTCGTCGCAGCTGGCTGAAGGCAAAGTGTACGACGGCCTGAAGCTGGAGCACGAGCACCTCGAGTCGGAAGACGGCAGCAAGGTATACGATTTCTCCATTACCAAAAACGTGGCTTCGCTGATGCTGAGCGCTGTGCTGCTGCTGCTGGTGTTCACGGCCGTAGCCCGCGGCTATGCCAAGCGCGGCACCGGCGCCCCCAAAGGCATTCAGTCGTTCTTCGAGCCGGTTATCGTGTTCATCCGCGACGAAGTAGCCAAGAAGTCCATCGGCCCGAAGTATGAGCGCTACATGCCGTACCTGCTCACCGTGTTCTTCTTCATCTGGTTCAACAACCTGATGGGCCTGATGCCCGGTGGCGCCAACCTCACCGGCAACATCGCCGTTACGCTCACCCTGGCCGTCCTGACGCTGCTCATCACCCTGTTCAGCTCCAACAAAAACTACTGGCACCACATCTTCGCTACGCCCGGCGTACCAAAGGCCCTGCTGCCCATCATGATTCCGGTGGAACTGATTGGTATTGTGGTAAAGCCGTTCTCGCTGATGGTGCGTCTGTTCGCCAACATCACGGCCGGCCACATCGTAATCCTGAGCTTTATCTCGCTCATCTTCATCTTTGGCAGCGTGGGCGTAGCTCCCGTAACGCTGGCCTTCGGTTTGTTCATCAACATGCTGGAGCTGCTGGTTGCCATTCTGCAGGCCTACATCTTCACGCTGCTGACGGCCATGTACATTGGTGGCGCAGTGGAAGAGCACCACGATGCCGACTACCAGATGGGCGGCGGCGACGGTGCCGACACGGCCCACACCCATTAA
- the atpE gene encoding ATP synthase F0 subunit C → MLLSLLLQIANAAGLAVFGAAIGAGLVALGAGLGIGRIGGQAMEAIGRQPEASGKIQTAMLIVAALIEGLALFAVVVCLLISFKL, encoded by the coding sequence ATGCTTCTTTCTCTGTTGTTGCAGATTGCTAACGCCGCTGGTCTGGCTGTATTTGGTGCCGCTATCGGTGCTGGTCTGGTTGCTCTGGGTGCAGGCCTGGGTATTGGCCGCATCGGTGGTCAGGCTATGGAAGCCATCGGCCGTCAGCCAGAGGCTTCGGGCAAAATTCAGACTGCCATGCTGATCGTAGCTGCTCTGATCGAGGGTCTGGCCCTGTTCGCAGTAGTAGTCTGCCTGCTGATTTCGTTCAAACTCTAG
- a CDS encoding F0F1 ATP synthase subunit B: MQIVTPELGLIFWQLVIFGIVLLLLRAFAWKPILSSLKERESSIDDALRMADQAKLEMQQLKAGNEKLLADARMERDRILKEATEVSNQLIETAKTKATEEGGRMIVQAREAIQNEKNAALAEVKNTAAKLSIDIAERILRRELADQPAQQQLVDSYLKEVNLN; the protein is encoded by the coding sequence ATGCAAATTGTAACGCCCGAATTAGGCCTTATCTTTTGGCAGCTGGTGATTTTCGGCATCGTGCTGCTCTTGCTGCGCGCGTTTGCCTGGAAGCCCATCCTGAGCTCGTTGAAAGAGCGGGAAAGCTCCATCGATGATGCCCTGCGCATGGCCGACCAGGCCAAGCTCGAAATGCAGCAGCTCAAAGCCGGCAACGAAAAGCTGCTGGCCGACGCCCGCATGGAGCGCGACCGTATTCTGAAGGAAGCCACTGAAGTGTCCAACCAGCTCATCGAGACGGCCAAGACCAAGGCGACGGAAGAAGGCGGCCGCATGATTGTGCAGGCCCGCGAAGCCATTCAGAACGAGAAAAACGCCGCCCTGGCCGAGGTGAAAAACACCGCCGCCAAGCTGTCGATTGATATTGCCGAGCGTATCCTGCGCCGTGAGCTGGCCGACCAGCCCGCCCAGCAGCAGCTCGTCGACTCGTACCTGAAGGAAGTAAACCTGAATTAG